In one Natronosalvus amylolyticus genomic region, the following are encoded:
- a CDS encoding FAD-dependent oxidoreductase: MIGVVGRTLPGLVCAYRLAQAGYDVSVFAASGVDAIPAQTWPPARLHPSDSSARTLLTDLNLEARLGWDEARIGFYDGGTIHPFNTRIERATHPRLSLRETARLEALFAGLGRDGDTRFGISRSVPIDPENYDDVLLEAYLESASTEHTAAAIWTPVVEGRFGTAASDLSAAPLLEWIRRRRETRRRGVLEGGAQSLVDALVAEIGAENVRPDSSVTDIVIEGGKMQSVRLEGNSRVTTQPLEALVIATGPEGLGRLTGYEGRLTGYDAGIETVTPTCVTVSTTQALTGCYDVFLADSAPFDRIVTPTAIDSPGDDQGTRADDRTVHTMVRYARSSESSTDSTPGAALERRWLAALGSLFPAFDRSDLESVETTIGTPKPITAPGYLERVVPYDLEGAVADGVFYAGTASKATYPELRFEGAVAAGEAGAERVLETLQHAESPSESGSI, from the coding sequence ATGATCGGTGTCGTCGGCAGGACGCTCCCCGGACTCGTGTGTGCCTATCGACTCGCTCAGGCGGGTTACGACGTGTCCGTCTTCGCGGCGTCAGGCGTCGACGCCATCCCGGCACAAACCTGGCCTCCTGCCCGCCTTCATCCCTCGGACTCGAGCGCCAGGACCCTCCTCACGGACCTCAACCTCGAGGCTCGTCTCGGCTGGGACGAAGCTCGTATCGGCTTCTACGACGGCGGGACGATTCACCCGTTTAATACGCGAATCGAGCGGGCGACCCACCCGCGACTGTCACTGCGCGAGACGGCTCGCCTCGAGGCGCTGTTTGCGGGTCTCGGCCGGGATGGAGACACACGTTTCGGCATCAGTCGGTCGGTACCAATCGATCCCGAAAACTACGACGACGTTCTCCTCGAGGCGTATCTCGAGTCGGCGTCGACCGAACACACCGCAGCCGCCATCTGGACGCCCGTTGTCGAGGGTCGGTTTGGGACGGCGGCGAGTGACCTCTCGGCGGCACCGCTGCTCGAGTGGATTCGGCGGCGGCGGGAGACCCGACGACGTGGGGTACTCGAGGGTGGAGCGCAATCCCTCGTGGACGCGCTGGTGGCCGAAATCGGCGCGGAAAACGTTCGGCCTGACTCCTCGGTGACCGACATCGTGATAGAGGGGGGAAAGATGCAGTCGGTTCGCCTCGAGGGAAATAGCAGGGTGACGACACAGCCGCTCGAGGCGCTGGTTATCGCAACTGGCCCTGAAGGATTGGGCCGGCTGACCGGATACGAGGGACGGCTGACCGGATACGATGCCGGCATCGAGACGGTGACGCCGACGTGTGTGACAGTTTCGACAACGCAGGCGTTGACCGGGTGCTACGACGTGTTCCTCGCCGACTCGGCACCGTTCGACCGTATCGTCACGCCAACGGCCATCGATTCCCCGGGTGATGATCAGGGCACTCGGGCTGACGACCGGACCGTCCACACCATGGTCCGCTACGCTCGCTCGAGCGAATCGTCCACAGATTCTACTCCGGGTGCTGCTCTCGAGCGACGCTGGCTCGCGGCACTCGGCTCGCTGTTTCCGGCATTCGACCGCAGTGACCTCGAGTCGGTGGAGACCACGATTGGGACGCCAAAACCGATCACGGCACCCGGCTATCTCGAGCGAGTCGTTCCGTACGATCTGGAGGGGGCAGTCGCTGACGGCGTATTCTATGCTGGCACGGCAAGCAAGGCGACGTATCCGGAGTTACGCTTCGAGGGGGCTGTCGCTGCAGGAGAGGCCGGTGCCGAACGCGTACTGGAGACACTCCAACACGCTGAAAGCCCTTCAGAGTCGGGTTCGATATAG
- a CDS encoding homoserine kinase produces MRTVRAPATSANLGSGFDVFGLALETPADVIRVERASETSITVTGVGSTYIPEDPAKNTVGAVADALDAPARIHIDKGVRPASGLGSSAASAAGAAVALNALYDLGRSREELVGAAAEGEALVSGDAHADNVAPSLLGGFTIVTDDGVTQVDTDLSLVACLPEIVVSTRDARGVIPDSASLTDVASTVGNAATLSVGMTRSDPKLVGQGMDDPVVTPARAALIDGYDAVRTSALEAGATGVTVSGAGPALLAVCREGRQGAVAGAMIDAFDDAGVESRAYQTSVGDGAVLYD; encoded by the coding sequence ATGCGTACCGTCCGTGCACCGGCGACGAGTGCGAACCTGGGGAGTGGCTTCGACGTCTTCGGACTCGCACTCGAGACACCGGCCGACGTGATCCGCGTCGAACGGGCGAGCGAGACGTCGATCACGGTAACAGGCGTCGGGAGCACGTACATTCCCGAGGACCCGGCAAAGAACACCGTCGGCGCAGTCGCCGACGCGCTCGATGCGCCAGCACGGATCCACATCGACAAAGGCGTCAGGCCGGCCTCCGGCCTCGGTTCCTCGGCAGCCAGCGCCGCCGGTGCAGCGGTTGCCCTGAACGCCCTCTACGACCTGGGGCGCAGCAGGGAAGAACTCGTAGGGGCCGCCGCGGAAGGCGAGGCGCTCGTTTCCGGTGACGCCCACGCCGACAACGTCGCCCCCTCGCTGCTTGGTGGCTTCACTATCGTTACCGACGACGGCGTCACGCAGGTCGACACCGACCTCTCGCTGGTCGCCTGTCTCCCGGAAATCGTCGTCTCGACTCGAGACGCCCGCGGAGTCATCCCCGACAGCGCATCGCTCACCGACGTCGCATCGACCGTCGGCAACGCCGCCACCCTCTCCGTCGGAATGACCAGAAGCGACCCCAAACTCGTCGGCCAGGGCATGGACGACCCCGTCGTGACCCCCGCTCGAGCAGCCCTGATCGACGGCTACGACGCGGTTCGAACGAGCGCCCTCGAGGCCGGTGCCACGGGCGTCACCGTTAGCGGTGCCGGCCCCGCCTTGCTCGCCGTCTGTCGCGAGGGGCGCCAGGGAGCCGTCGCCGGAGCGATGATCGACGCCTTCGACGACGCCGGCGTCGAGAGTCGTGCCTACCAGACGAGCGTCGGTGACGGCGCAGTGTTGTACGACTGA